ACAGTgttgaaagaaaatacaataattgAGAAGCCACTAAACACCCTTAAACAATTTCTTGAGACTAAAAAGGAAAACAGGACAATAATGCAAACAAGCAAAATGAACTTTTTTATTAATTTCAAACACAAATCATGAAAGACAAGTCTCCATTAGGTTATACAAAAGCCAACAAGACCAAATAACAAATGAGGACAGCATAAACATAACATCTTTTCTTTAGTTAGACAATTCAGCAGAGAGGTTATCGGCCAAGGAAGAAATAGTTGTAGGAGACACTCCTCTATTTCCACCTAAGTACCATTTCTTCATCATCTCTACAACATTTGCATTCTTCACTTCAATTTCTGAGTCTTCTTTACCTTCTGTTGCGAAAGAAATCTGTGAAAGTCATAAACAAACATCAATCAGCCAAATCAGAAACTGCCTTAAAGGGCAGCCTGGCGCACGACGTATTCCACGTTCACGCAGGGTTCGAGGAAGGGCCGCACTTGGGGTGTGATGTAGAAAGTCCACCCTAACGCAAGTATTAGTAGTTGTTTCTACGGCTCGAATCCCTGACCTATAAGTCatacggagacaactttaccgttgctccaaggggtgtgatgtagacatcCTACCTTAATGCAAGCATTAACACCTGTTTTCAAAGCTCGAACCTCTGACCTATAGGTCACAGTGAGACAACTTTACCATTGCTCCAAGGATGCAATGTAGACAGcataccctaatgcaagcattagtagcAATTTTGACGGCTCGAACCCCTGACTtgtaggtcacacggagacaactttacgtTTGCTCCAAGGGGTGTAATGTAAACAgcttaccctaatgcaagcattaatagctgttttcacggctcgaacccctGACTTATACTTCACACGAAGACAACTTTACTGTTACTCCAAGGCTCGCCTTTCAGAATTAGAAAATGACTTGATGACATTAATTCATATCTTACCTTTGCAATGCCAGAAGTAGATGGGAAAGAATATGTTATAACTGAACTTTTCTTGAAATACTTAGACTGGAAAAATTCAACAATTTTCTCAAGtgcttcttcttcctcttcttcatatTTATCAACTTCTGCTAAACGGTCGCGTACAGCACTCTCTAGCTGCACTCCATATTGCGAGCCTTTGATTTCTTTAATCACAACTACTCTCAAGAATTTATCAACTGGAGCTGCAAATATATGACATTTGAATTATTTTATTTGTACTCATTTATCTCTTTTTAGATTTTTTATCTTAAAATCGATAACCAGGGCGGAGCTAGTAGCCCGGATACGGGTTCAGCCTAACTTTTGTTCTAGCAGTATAATTGAATtaagaaattcattgaatataAAAA
This sequence is a window from Nicotiana tomentosiformis chromosome 5, ASM39032v3, whole genome shotgun sequence. Protein-coding genes within it:
- the LOC104117823 gene encoding chalcone isomerase-like protein 2, encoding MGKNEVMVDEFPFPSQFMINTKPLSLMGHGITDIEIHFLQIKFTAIGVYLDPEIVTHLQQWKGKTGAELTENDDFFEAIVNAPVDKFLRVVVIKEIKGSQYGVQLESAVRDRLAEVDKYEEEEEEALEKIVEFFQSKYFKKSSVITYSFPSTSGIAKISFATEGKEDSEIEVKNANVVEMMKKWYLGGNRGVSPTTISSLADNLSAELSN